The Nitrogeniibacter aestuarii genome has a window encoding:
- a CDS encoding CobW family GTP-binding protein — MTTHHLIPTNIITGFLGVGKTTAINTLLENRPAGESWAVLVNEFGQVGIDQEMMPDGDGLHIKELAGGCICCALGPSLRATVKDLIELARPDRLIIEPTGIGHPEGIIDALTGPTFKDRLDLRATVCLLDPRGLGDEEVLDNNVFHDQLNLADVVLINKCDLAEEAQIAAAEASLGNMFPLKQHVGRTTRGVIAPALLDLVRNGELESQFPEAHTQALHPAPGGAHPYQQKRSPVRNADSVPVAAPAPEPGQPIRKTGQGAGLFTCGWVFHRNDCFDFWKLEAVLNALEPVNRIKGVIRIGEAWVFYNRVRNEHDFDKVAYRRDSRIEIISPQVLDWDGIERDMLACLEA; from the coding sequence ATGACCACCCACCACCTCATCCCCACCAACATCATCACCGGCTTCCTCGGCGTCGGGAAAACTACCGCCATCAATACCCTGCTCGAGAACCGCCCCGCGGGCGAATCCTGGGCCGTGCTGGTGAATGAGTTTGGGCAGGTGGGCATTGATCAGGAGATGATGCCGGACGGGGACGGGCTGCATATCAAGGAGCTGGCGGGCGGGTGTATCTGCTGTGCACTGGGGCCGTCCCTGCGGGCGACGGTGAAAGACCTGATCGAGCTGGCCCGGCCGGACCGGCTGATCATCGAGCCCACCGGCATCGGCCACCCGGAGGGCATCATCGATGCGCTCACCGGGCCGACCTTCAAGGACAGGCTCGACCTGCGCGCCACCGTGTGCCTGCTCGACCCCCGGGGGCTCGGGGATGAGGAAGTTCTGGACAACAACGTCTTTCACGACCAGCTCAACCTGGCCGATGTGGTGCTGATCAATAAATGCGATCTGGCCGAAGAGGCGCAGATTGCCGCCGCCGAAGCCAGCCTGGGCAACATGTTCCCGCTCAAACAGCATGTGGGCCGCACCACCCGCGGCGTGATCGCCCCCGCCCTGCTCGACCTGGTGCGCAACGGCGAACTGGAATCGCAATTCCCCGAGGCCCATACCCAGGCTCTCCACCCGGCACCGGGCGGCGCCCACCCCTACCAGCAGAAGCGCAGCCCGGTACGCAACGCCGATTCAGTCCCGGTCGCAGCCCCCGCCCCCGAACCCGGCCAGCCGATCCGCAAGACCGGCCAGGGCGCCGGGCTGTTCACCTGCGGCTGGGTGTTCCACCGGAACGACTGCTTCGATTTCTGGAAGCTGGAGGCGGTGTTGAATGCGCTGGAACCCGTCAACCGCATCAAGGGCGTGATCCGCATCGGTGAGGCGTGGGTGTTCTACAACCGGGTGAGGAACGAACACGACTTCGACAAGGTGGCCTACCGGCGCGACAGCCGGATCGAGATCATCAGTCCGCAGGTGCTCGATTGGGATGGCATCGAGCGGGACATGCTGGCGTGTCTTGAAGCATGA
- a CDS encoding catalase produces the protein MAKRNPGGSTATPDTRMSAPKDAETRRGNAGELQQQAGGEHPALTTQQGTVIADNQNSLTQGAKGPTLLEDFILREKITHFDHERIPERIVHARGTAAHGYFELTDPLKGITTAKVLTEKGARTPVFCRISTVAGGAGSVDTPRDVRGFAVKFYTQEGNWDLVGNNIPVFFIQDAMKFPDLIHAVKMEPDRGYPQAASAHDTFWDYISLTPEAMHMVMWAMSDRAIPRSIRMIEGFGIHTFRLINAKGESTFVKFHWRPKLGLQSTVWDEAVKLQCADNDFHRRDLFEAIQAGQYPEWELAVQLFSEEEAAGFPFDHLDPTKLIPEELVPLRTIGRMVLDRWPDNFFAETEQVAFCPANVVPGIDFSNDPLLQGRLFSYLDTQLSRLGSPNFAQLPINAPKCPFHNNQRDGHMQMQVPKGRVAYEPSSLEGNSPRASAATGLQSFAERIDDPAKGRIRPESFADHYSQARQFYRSQTPVEQGHIASAIVFELSKVETAEVVERVVSHLRVIDQDLAKEVGKGLGMSKLPKAAKPTVPVQDMPASPALQVIGKAKDTLEGRVIGILVAEGSNGKAVDSFRKAAEKAGAMVKLVAPTKRVSFKDGTEVAVDGQLAGTPSVVFDAVVSILMPKEGEKLADDPAAVSWFSDAYHHLKAIAACPGTQIILERAHVKHDDGVVGIDDPKPFIKVAGTRQWSRDPASKKK, from the coding sequence ATGGCCAAGCGCAACCCCGGCGGCAGCACCGCCACCCCTGACACACGCATGTCCGCGCCCAAGGACGCCGAGACCCGACGCGGCAACGCCGGCGAACTGCAGCAGCAGGCCGGTGGCGAGCATCCCGCCCTGACCACCCAGCAGGGCACGGTCATTGCCGATAACCAGAACTCGCTGACTCAGGGCGCCAAAGGCCCGACGCTGCTGGAAGACTTCATCCTGCGCGAGAAGATCACCCACTTCGACCACGAACGTATCCCCGAGCGCATCGTGCATGCGCGCGGCACGGCGGCTCATGGTTACTTCGAGCTGACCGACCCGCTCAAGGGCATCACCACCGCCAAGGTGCTTACCGAGAAGGGCGCGCGCACGCCGGTGTTCTGCCGTATCTCCACTGTCGCCGGCGGCGCTGGCTCGGTGGATACGCCCCGCGACGTGCGCGGGTTCGCCGTCAAGTTCTACACCCAGGAAGGTAACTGGGATCTGGTTGGCAACAACATCCCGGTGTTCTTCATCCAGGACGCGATGAAGTTTCCCGACCTGATCCACGCGGTGAAGATGGAGCCGGATCGCGGCTACCCGCAAGCCGCCAGCGCCCACGACACGTTCTGGGACTATATCTCCCTCACCCCCGAGGCCATGCACATGGTCATGTGGGCCATGAGCGACCGCGCCATCCCGCGCAGCATCCGCATGATCGAGGGCTTCGGCATCCACACCTTCCGCCTCATCAATGCCAAGGGCGAATCCACCTTCGTGAAGTTCCACTGGCGGCCCAAGCTGGGCCTGCAATCCACCGTGTGGGACGAGGCGGTCAAGCTGCAGTGTGCCGACAACGACTTCCATCGCCGTGATCTTTTCGAAGCCATTCAGGCGGGTCAGTATCCCGAGTGGGAACTGGCCGTGCAGTTGTTCTCTGAAGAAGAAGCCGCCGGATTCCCCTTCGATCATCTCGACCCGACCAAGCTGATCCCGGAAGAGCTGGTGCCCCTTCGCACCATCGGGCGCATGGTGCTGGACCGCTGGCCGGACAACTTCTTTGCCGAGACCGAGCAGGTCGCCTTCTGCCCGGCCAACGTGGTCCCCGGCATCGATTTCTCCAACGACCCGCTGCTGCAGGGCCGCCTGTTCTCTTATCTGGACACCCAGCTCTCCCGACTCGGCAGCCCCAACTTTGCGCAGTTGCCGATCAATGCTCCCAAATGCCCGTTCCACAACAACCAGCGCGATGGCCACATGCAGATGCAGGTGCCGAAAGGCCGCGTCGCGTACGAGCCCAGCAGCCTGGAAGGCAACAGCCCGCGCGCTAGTGCCGCGACTGGCCTCCAGAGCTTTGCCGAGCGCATCGACGACCCGGCCAAGGGCCGTATCCGCCCCGAAAGCTTCGCCGACCACTACAGTCAGGCGCGTCAGTTCTATCGTAGCCAGACCCCGGTCGAGCAGGGCCATATCGCCTCGGCCATCGTCTTCGAGCTGTCCAAAGTGGAGACCGCCGAGGTGGTCGAGCGGGTGGTCAGCCATCTGCGGGTGATCGATCAGGACCTGGCCAAGGAAGTGGGCAAGGGGCTCGGCATGAGCAAGCTGCCCAAGGCGGCCAAACCCACCGTGCCGGTGCAGGACATGCCCGCCTCCCCCGCCCTGCAGGTCATCGGCAAGGCGAAAGACACGCTTGAAGGCCGTGTGATCGGCATCCTCGTTGCCGAGGGTTCCAACGGCAAGGCGGTGGATAGCTTCCGCAAGGCCGCCGAGAAAGCCGGCGCCATGGTCAAACTGGTCGCCCCGACCAAGCGTGTGAGCTTCAAGGACGGCACCGAAGTGGCTGTCGACGGCCAGTTGGCTGGCACGCCGAGCGTGGTCTTCGACGCCGTGGTGAGCATCCTCATGCCGAAGGAAGGCGAAAAACTCGCCGACGATCCGGCGGCCGTGAGCTGGTTCAGCGATGCCTACCACCACCTCAAGGCCATCGCCGCCTGCCCTGGCACCCAGATCATCCTCGAGCGCGCGCACGTGAAACACGACGACGGCGTGGTGGGCATCGATGATCCCAAGCCCTTCATCAAGGTCGCAGGTACGCGTCAGTGGTCGCGCGATCCGGCTAGCAAGAAGAAGTAA
- a CDS encoding YbaN family protein — MRRPLYMSAGLLALGVGFIGIFLPLLPTTPFVLLAAFCFARANPAWEARLLADPRFGPSIIAWRERGAIPAYAKRMAIFMMALSSLICWFWIPNGWHWTPAATCSLVAIWMLSRPSS; from the coding sequence ATGCGACGACCGCTCTACATGAGCGCCGGGCTGCTGGCTCTGGGCGTGGGCTTCATCGGCATTTTCCTGCCGCTGCTGCCCACGACCCCGTTCGTCCTCCTCGCCGCCTTCTGCTTCGCCCGCGCCAACCCCGCGTGGGAAGCACGGCTGCTGGCCGACCCCCGCTTCGGCCCCTCCATCATCGCCTGGCGCGAACGCGGCGCCATCCCAGCCTACGCCAAGCGCATGGCCATCTTCATGATGGCCCTCAGCTCCCTCATCTGCTGGTTCTGGATTCCCAACGGCTGGCACTGGACGCCCGCGGCCACGTGCAGTCTGGTGGCGATCTGGATGCTCTCGCGTCCGTCGTCCTGA
- the uvrA gene encoding excinuclease ABC subunit UvrA, with protein sequence MSDRSTADVIRITGATQNNLKNLDLEIPLGALVVFTGPSGSGKSSLVFDTLYAEGQRRYVETFSPYARQFLDRMDKPHVSRIEGVPPAIAIDQTNPVRTSRSTVGTMTELTDHFKLLFARTGHLHCKCCGQHVQRDTPDSITAAVTARAAEAGDPRLHVTFPIDVPANFTEDEIRGYLEQQGYTRIHGSEGDRLWVIQDRFRAGSAEPARIGEAVEAALRTGQGRMAVRVMDGEGNEGAVWRFSQDFHCADCDIAYGEPLPSLFSFNSPLGACETCRGFGRVIGIDFGLVVPDESKTLKQGAVKPWQTASYSECQDDMEMMAKKAGIPLDVPWRDLTDAQKHWVLEGEDKWKNWSRSWPGVWYGVRRFFDWLETKAYKMHVRVLLSKYRSYTECPSCHGARLKPEALYWRTGSAAAADDVMPLADRLLPPGMTPELLPTLPGLCIHDLMQLSIERLGRFMDTIQPEGHSAEDEATRLVCDEIRTRVRYLNEVGLSYLTLDRQSRTLSGGEVQRINLTTALGTSLVNTLFVLDEPSIGLHPRDMDRIVQVMRRLRDAGNSLVVVEHDPAVMLAADHIFDIGPGPGERGGQIVFSGTPDALRAEGTTLTADYLSGRKRIDGGTPPQPLDDDTPRLVLHGVREHNLQGIDVSLPLGRMVCVTGVSGSGKSTLVQDVLYPALLKHFGQPTEAPGAHEDITGIGFIDDVVMVDQSPIGKSSRSNPVSYVGAWDAVRARFANLPAAKQRGYTPGTFSFNAGQGRCPTCTGSGFEHVEMQFLSDVYLRCPDCDGKRYRPEVLELEIDGRNVADVLEMTVSEALAFFDGDAAIATALQPIIDVGLDYLRLGQPVPTLSGGEAQRLKLAGHLAEFAAKAKKRNPGKKQKPGGTLFLFDEPTTGLHFDDTARLLKAFQKLVDAGHSLLVIEHNLDVIRAADWLVDLGPEGGEGGGLLIAEGTPAEVAKHPTSHTGRALAEYEAELSKPATAFKVAEKSVAYRPRSAGAVSIRHAREHNLKNIDVDIPREGFTVITGVSGSGKSTLAFDILFGEGQRRYLESLNAYARQFVQPAARPEVDAIFGIPPTVAIEQRTSRGGRKSTVATLTELYHFLRLIYVKLGTQYCPTCDVPVSPQSFESIIARISEEHRGHSVELLAPLINNRKGLYTDLAKWARGKGYEQLRVDGDYLPTRKWPRLDRYVEHTIELPVGMVKVGPEHEGLLREQVKEALDVGKGVLKVLRLGTVGAKPEVFSTHRACPSCGKSFPELDPRLFSFNSKHGWCNSCFGTGLVVGKVKEEEVHDLDLASMDEEPTETCPSCEGARLNPVARAVRFADRPIHALTAGSVDAVADFVKGMALTGREADIARDIVAELGSRLGFLQQVGLGYLALDRAAPTLSGGEAQRIRLAAQLGSSLTGVCYILDEPTIGLHPRDNRVLLDTLAELEAKGNTLVVVEHDEDTIRRADHVIDLGPGAGVRGGRIVAEGNAEALIASPESVTGKHLRAPLQHPLYPPRAVGKDDDSLWVRGASLHNLRGVDARIPLQRLTVVTGVSGSGKSTLARDVLLEGIKALIHEGEAPGCKAIEGVEQIERVLEVDQTPIGKTPRSCPATYVGFWDLIRKAFADTSEARMRGWAAGRFSFNTGDGRCPVCEGQGQQRIEMSFLPDVKVPCEACGGRRFNRETLSVRWRGKNIGEVLSMDIDEAVDFFAAHPRIHHALRLMQDVGLGYLTLGQASPTLSGGEAQRIKLVTELSKSLTPAGKVRGRVSAGQTLYVLDEPTVGLHMADVEKLIHVLHRLVDAGNTVVVIEHDLDVMAEADWLIDMGPEGGDGGGQIVASGPVAKVLKAGKGHTARLLAEFLKLRREHADEAGKVGQNA encoded by the coding sequence ATGTCCGACCGCTCTACCGCCGATGTCATCCGCATTACCGGCGCGACCCAGAACAATCTGAAGAACCTGGATCTGGAGATCCCCCTGGGGGCGCTGGTGGTGTTCACCGGGCCGTCGGGGTCGGGCAAGTCGTCGCTGGTGTTCGACACGCTGTATGCCGAGGGGCAGCGGCGGTATGTAGAGACCTTTTCGCCCTATGCGCGGCAGTTTCTGGACCGCATGGACAAGCCTCATGTGAGCCGTATCGAGGGGGTGCCGCCGGCGATTGCGATTGACCAGACCAATCCGGTGCGCACCTCGCGATCCACGGTGGGCACCATGACGGAGCTCACCGACCACTTCAAGCTGCTGTTCGCCCGCACCGGGCATCTGCACTGCAAGTGCTGCGGCCAGCATGTGCAGCGGGACACGCCGGACAGCATCACGGCGGCGGTGACGGCGCGGGCGGCCGAGGCGGGCGACCCGCGCCTGCATGTGACCTTTCCCATCGATGTGCCGGCCAATTTCACCGAGGACGAGATTCGCGGCTATCTGGAGCAGCAGGGTTACACCCGCATCCATGGCAGCGAGGGCGACCGGCTGTGGGTGATTCAGGATCGCTTCCGCGCCGGGTCGGCGGAGCCCGCCCGCATTGGCGAGGCGGTGGAGGCGGCGCTGCGCACCGGGCAGGGGCGCATGGCGGTGCGGGTGATGGATGGCGAGGGCAACGAGGGCGCGGTGTGGCGCTTTTCGCAGGACTTTCACTGCGCCGATTGCGACATCGCCTATGGCGAGCCGCTGCCCAGCCTGTTTTCCTTCAACTCGCCCCTGGGCGCCTGTGAGACCTGCCGTGGCTTTGGCCGGGTGATCGGCATCGACTTCGGGCTGGTGGTGCCGGACGAGAGCAAGACGCTCAAGCAGGGCGCGGTGAAGCCCTGGCAGACGGCGAGCTATTCCGAATGCCAGGACGACATGGAGATGATGGCCAAGAAGGCCGGCATCCCCCTCGACGTGCCCTGGCGCGACCTCACCGACGCACAGAAGCACTGGGTGCTGGAAGGCGAGGACAAGTGGAAGAACTGGAGCCGCTCCTGGCCGGGCGTGTGGTACGGGGTGCGCCGCTTCTTCGACTGGCTGGAGACCAAGGCCTACAAGATGCATGTTCGGGTGCTGCTGTCGAAGTACCGCAGCTATACCGAGTGCCCGTCGTGCCACGGGGCCCGACTCAAACCCGAAGCGCTTTACTGGAGGACCGGCTCAGCCGCAGCCGCCGACGACGTGATGCCGCTGGCCGACCGCCTGCTGCCGCCGGGCATGACGCCCGAGTTGCTGCCCACGCTGCCGGGCCTGTGCATCCATGACCTGATGCAGCTCTCCATCGAGCGGCTGGGGCGCTTCATGGACACCATCCAGCCCGAGGGCCATTCCGCCGAGGACGAGGCCACCCGGCTGGTGTGCGACGAGATCCGCACCCGGGTGCGCTATCTCAACGAGGTGGGTCTGAGCTACCTCACGCTGGACCGCCAGAGCCGCACCCTGTCGGGCGGCGAGGTGCAGCGGATCAACCTCACCACGGCGCTGGGCACCTCGCTGGTGAACACGTTGTTCGTGCTCGATGAGCCCTCGATTGGCCTGCACCCGCGCGACATGGACCGTATCGTGCAGGTGATGCGCCGCCTGCGCGACGCGGGCAACTCGCTGGTGGTGGTGGAGCATGACCCGGCGGTGATGCTGGCCGCCGACCATATTTTCGACATCGGCCCCGGCCCGGGCGAGCGGGGCGGGCAGATCGTGTTCTCCGGCACGCCGGACGCCCTGCGCGCCGAGGGCACGACGCTGACCGCCGACTACCTGTCGGGCCGCAAGCGCATCGACGGCGGCACGCCGCCCCAGCCGCTGGACGACGACACCCCCCGGCTGGTGCTGCACGGGGTGCGCGAGCACAACCTGCAGGGCATCGACGTGTCCCTGCCGCTGGGGCGCATGGTGTGCGTGACCGGCGTCTCTGGCTCGGGCAAATCCACCCTGGTGCAGGACGTGCTCTATCCCGCCTTGCTCAAGCACTTCGGCCAGCCCACCGAGGCGCCCGGTGCCCATGAAGACATCACCGGCATCGGTTTCATCGACGACGTGGTGATGGTGGACCAGAGCCCCATCGGCAAGAGCTCGCGCTCCAACCCGGTGAGCTATGTGGGCGCCTGGGACGCGGTGCGCGCGCGTTTTGCCAATCTGCCGGCGGCCAAGCAGCGCGGCTACACGCCGGGCACCTTCAGCTTCAACGCCGGCCAGGGGCGCTGCCCCACGTGCACCGGCTCGGGCTTCGAGCATGTGGAGATGCAGTTCCTCTCCGACGTGTATCTGCGCTGCCCGGACTGCGACGGCAAGCGCTACCGCCCCGAGGTGCTGGAGCTGGAGATCGACGGGCGCAATGTGGCCGACGTGCTGGAGATGACCGTCTCCGAGGCGCTGGCCTTTTTCGACGGCGACGCCGCCATCGCCACCGCGCTGCAGCCGATCATCGATGTGGGGCTGGACTACCTGCGCCTCGGCCAGCCGGTGCCCACGCTCTCGGGCGGCGAGGCCCAGCGCCTGAAACTGGCGGGGCATCTGGCCGAGTTTGCGGCCAAGGCGAAGAAGCGCAATCCGGGCAAGAAGCAGAAGCCGGGTGGCACGCTGTTTCTGTTCGACGAGCCCACCACCGGCCTGCACTTCGACGACACCGCGCGCCTGCTCAAGGCGTTCCAGAAGCTGGTGGATGCCGGGCACTCGCTGCTGGTGATCGAACACAACCTGGACGTGATCCGCGCCGCCGACTGGCTGGTGGACCTGGGGCCTGAAGGGGGCGAGGGCGGTGGCCTGCTGATCGCCGAGGGCACGCCCGCCGAGGTGGCAAAGCACCCGACATCCCACACCGGGCGGGCGCTGGCCGAGTACGAGGCGGAGCTGTCGAAACCCGCCACCGCCTTCAAGGTGGCGGAAAAGTCGGTGGCCTACCGGCCGCGTTCCGCCGGGGCGGTGAGCATCCGCCACGCCCGCGAGCACAACCTCAAGAACATCGACGTGGACATCCCGCGCGAGGGCTTTACGGTGATCACCGGGGTGTCCGGCTCGGGCAAGTCCACGCTGGCCTTCGACATCCTCTTCGGCGAGGGGCAGCGGCGCTATCTGGAATCGCTCAATGCCTATGCCCGCCAGTTCGTGCAGCCGGCGGCGCGGCCCGAGGTGGACGCCATCTTCGGCATCCCGCCCACGGTGGCCATCGAGCAGCGCACCAGCCGGGGCGGGCGCAAGAGCACGGTGGCCACGCTCACCGAGCTGTACCACTTCCTGCGCCTGATCTACGTGAAGCTGGGCACCCAGTATTGCCCCACCTGCGACGTGCCGGTGTCGCCGCAGAGTTTCGAATCCATCATCGCGCGCATCAGCGAAGAGCACCGGGGCCACTCGGTGGAGCTGCTCGCGCCGCTCATCAACAACCGCAAGGGCCTGTACACCGATCTGGCCAAGTGGGCGCGGGGCAAGGGTTACGAGCAACTGCGGGTGGATGGCGACTACCTGCCCACCCGCAAGTGGCCGCGCCTGGACCGCTATGTGGAGCACACCATCGAACTGCCGGTGGGTATGGTCAAGGTCGGCCCCGAGCACGAGGGCCTGCTGCGCGAGCAGGTGAAGGAGGCGCTGGACGTGGGCAAGGGCGTGCTCAAGGTGCTGCGCCTGGGCACCGTGGGCGCCAAGCCCGAAGTGTTCTCCACCCACCGGGCCTGCCCGAGCTGCGGCAAGAGCTTCCCCGAGCTGGACCCGCGGCTGTTCTCGTTCAACAGCAAGCATGGCTGGTGCAACTCGTGTTTCGGCACCGGGCTGGTGGTCGGCAAGGTGAAGGAAGAGGAAGTGCACGACCTGGACCTGGCGTCCATGGACGAGGAGCCCACCGAAACCTGCCCGAGCTGCGAGGGCGCGCGACTGAACCCGGTGGCGCGGGCGGTGCGCTTTGCCGACCGGCCGATTCATGCACTGACGGCCGGGTCGGTGGATGCGGTGGCGGACTTCGTGAAGGGCATGGCGCTCACCGGCCGCGAGGCCGACATCGCCCGCGACATCGTGGCCGAGCTGGGCAGCCGGCTGGGCTTTCTGCAACAGGTGGGCCTGGGCTATCTGGCGCTCGACCGGGCGGCGCCGACGCTGTCCGGCGGCGAGGCGCAGCGCATCCGCCTGGCGGCGCAGCTGGGCTCGAGCCTGACGGGGGTGTGCTACATCCTCGACGAGCCAACCATCGGCCTGCACCCGCGTGACAACCGGGTGCTGCTCGACACCCTGGCCGAGCTGGAAGCCAAGGGCAACACCCTGGTGGTGGTGGAGCATGACGAAGACACCATCCGCCGCGCCGACCATGTGATCGACCTGGGGCCGGGCGCTGGCGTGCGGGGCGGCCGCATCGTGGCCGAAGGCAATGCCGAGGCGCTGATCGCTTCGCCGGAATCGGTGACTGGCAAGCACCTGCGCGCGCCCCTGCAGCACCCGCTCTACCCGCCGCGCGCCGTCGGCAAGGACGACGACAGCCTGTGGGTGCGCGGCGCCAGCCTGCACAACCTGCGCGGCGTGGACGCGCGCATCCCGCTGCAACGGCTCACGGTGGTGACCGGGGTGTCCGGCTCGGGCAAGTCCACACTCGCCCGCGATGTGCTGCTCGAAGGCATCAAGGCCCTGATCCACGAAGGCGAGGCCCCCGGCTGCAAGGCCATCGAGGGCGTGGAGCAGATCGAGCGGGTGTTGGAAGTGGACCAGACCCCCATCGGCAAGACGCCACGCTCCTGCCCGGCCACCTACGTGGGCTTCTGGGATCTGATCCGCAAGGCCTTTGCCGACACCAGCGAGGCGCGCATGCGCGGCTGGGCGGCGGGGCGCTTCTCCTTCAACACCGGCGACGGCCGATGCCCGGTGTGCGAAGGGCAGGGCCAGCAACGCATCGAGATGAGCTTTCTGCCTGACGTGAAGGTGCCCTGCGAGGCCTGCGGCGGCCGGCGCTTCAACCGCGAGACCCTGTCAGTGCGTTGGCGCGGCAAGAACATCGGCGAGGTGTTGTCGATGGACATCGACGAAGCGGTGGACTTCTTCGCAGCACACCCGCGCATCCACCACGCCCTCAGACTGATGCAGGACGTGGGTCTGGGTTACCTCACCCTCGGCCAGGCCAGCCCCACGCTCTCGGGCGGCGAGGCCCAGCGCATCAAGCTGGTGACCGAGCTGTCCAAATCGCTCACCCCCGCCGGCAAGGTGCGCGGCCGGGTGAGCGCCGGGCAGACCCTGTATGTGCTCGACGAACCCACCGTGGGCCTGCACATGGCCGACGTGGAAAAGCTCATCCATGTGCTGCACCGGCTGGTGGATGCGGGCAACACGGTGGTGGTGATCGAGCATGACCTGGACGTGATGGCCGAGGCCGACTGGCTGATCGACATGGGGCCGGAAGGCGGCGACGGCGGCGGCCAGATCGTCGCCAGTGGCCCGGTGGCGAAAGTACTCAAGGCGGGTAAGGGGCACACGGCCCGACTGCTGGCGGAATTTCTCAAGCTACGCCGTGAGCATGCCGATGAAGCTGGAAAGGTCGGCCAGAACGCGTAG